The Ptychodera flava strain L36383 chromosome 7, AS_Pfla_20210202, whole genome shotgun sequence DNA window GAttcgtcaactcagcctgtacacaTGTAGAATGCATTGCTATCTTTGACAAGTGATTTTCTggtcaggactagaattcatatgtCAACAATAATAGTGAATTTTACACATATAAACACTATGTAGACAAGCTAAATTGTAGGTGTTTGTACATCCTTTTCTGGGTAGaattataagtaatttgtaattgacacacaaaataaacataTGAAAAAGTTATCAGAAATTgcattactggcccttcaaGTGATTACAATGCGACAGTGGTATTTCTACAtgttttatttgtcaacaagaaGGTCAATCATTCATGCTGGTGTATTGCCAGCACTTGATATCTTGTTCTTCACTTGATTCTGCGGTGTTCTTTGCAGCGGTATGTTTGTTGATGCTTTCTTCCGCCAGAGAACCTTGGGGGAGCTTGCAATATTGACTACGGCAAGAGGAGATCTTTGTGGAGATGATGTCATGGCGATGCATCTGTTGACAGGTTTGATATTGTCACTGGTTCTCTTTGGTTTTCTGCGCACTGCACTGCTTGTGTGATCTGTGAAGCAAGAAGGACTATACAGTAAGACATTGTGCCACCTAATGTATAGATGTACATTTATGGATATCAGTTCAAATGTTGAACATCATACGGCTCATACGGCTTGTGTACAGATTATGCAAGTTTGGCTTGTGCCAACCATAAATGTCTTGTGAAAAGTTATGTCcgatatgtattgaaattgtttgataaaatttaaattttgatactaCCTGCACATGTGCAAGCCACATAAATTTTGCTGTGGAAATCTAAACATGGAATAGAACAGTTTCTTTTCATCTGCAGTTATGCCCAATAATGCAATTATTAATTCTATTAGTTTATAAAGATTAAAATCAAGTGATCAAAGGTCTGGGACCACATCTTTCTGATCTGTCAAGCTATTTCAGGAGACTGTTACTTCATGTTGATGACTGAATCCAAGGCAACCAGATGATGATGcattacaaaaacaacaaatgcTGGCAAATACatggaaataactaacaaattaacaaaataaGGATATAGATGGATTACTCATTAATGATGAGAATAAATTGAATTTTGGCAAAATACCTGCAGATAAATTCATAACTGCGGTATTTTCTTTGGACAGATCCACAGACATAGGCAATGATCTTTGTTTCATCTCTGAGAGTTCCTTCTCATACTCTAGTGTGTTTATAATCTCTAATCCTCCCATGGCTATGGTTGGTTCCGGAGTTGTTTCCACAGTATCCGGTACAAATTCATCCTTCTTCTCGTCTTCCACAGATGGATATACTGATTCTTCATCAATATTTTCCACAATTGTAACTTTAGCTGTGTCAttgtatattgtatatttttgctcCAGTTTCTTGCAAGGCTGTGTGGGTCAGCCTTTCGTACAAGTATTTGTTAGACATCTACTCTGACTAAATCATTGAATATCTCACCAATAATTCTCTTTCTACTAGCTTTATCCACTGACCAAGATTACAAGTCACCAAAATTTGTATGAGTTCTCTGAGACTGTGTGAGGCGTATTTGTTGTGACATCCATCATGTCTATTTTAATACATTATTCATCATTACCAACTATGCTTTCAGCTACATAATGGACTTTTCTGGCTTTCAGAAAAACAGCAGAGGAACGACCAATCCATGTGACtgtttcaaatacaaagtaGAGGAACGTATCCAGTGTGGTCAATCAGGCCAAGTTAGATATACCAACAGAGATGATTACATTCTAGCGTTACCAATACCTTTAGAATCGGCCACAAATAAAGGTAAgtacattttaactttctttctgATAAGAAGCGGAAATACATACAAAAATCAGTTTGGTGTCAAAAGTTACCGGATCAGGGCATGACAAACTCCCCTTATCATCAACTTTTATCATGGCtctgccattttcaatttcagggTAGGGCCTTTATACAGAGTTAAATGCAGCGATAATAGCAGATTTGATGACACTTAGAATGGCAAAAAATGTGAATGAAAGaaataaggtagaatgtgcctcaggaaCAAGTATTCAGACTTTTGCACTTTTACAATtactttctgatctaccacttgtcagGGCCCATTTAAAAATTCGTGGTGTAAGAATAATTTTCACTGTCCAAGTTTTTTGCtaattgaaaatgtttttttctcctTAGAGGTGGCAAAggcatgacagccattttgaattttaaatatcagtagatCTTGAGTGATTCGTTTCTTCAgttccctgatttttattcttgatttgaaagagaatggttgaaagtgaaagagaatggttgaaagattccttgaaagtttgagaaaaagtttaagtctttcactttcgaggcgcgtaatTCTGAAAATGCAATAACAGCAGAGTTGATGACACTGGAGATGGGGAAAACTTTAAACTGCGTGATAACTTTCATGTGGCAACTAATGATGGTGAACATGTGATTAACATGTGACAGGCATGTGACTGAGTGATCTGTTCATTTCAGATGAAGTAGCagcttttgaaatcaagaaaaagGAATGTGAAGAGAAGAAGCAACCAATAGGCATTGATGAGATTGTCAGACCTAGCATACCACTGTCTGTGTGTCTAGAGTCATTTAGTCAAGCAGAAATAGTGGATGACATTTTTACAGTAGTGCAATCCAAGCAAAATCAACTGCTTCAAAGTAAGTGTCAATCGCCAACTTCAAGTTTTTGACCTAGACCATGGAAAATATTACTGTATACAATTCAATGAATACATCTTCAACAGGCTATTCGTTAGTTGATGTAATGCAACTTTTCTGAATCCGTGTCTGTGCAAAAACCTCCGTCGTAGATTCATATTCATGTGAGAGACCATTTTAtcgtgaaatttcaaaactgaagAAACCATCCATGGCTATTCATTTGAATTAGAGGAACTTTCAATCAGGAAGTGGTATGTCTAGCATGTCTCAGTTGACAGTTCACTGAAACTTATGCTGTTACCATACTTTGGGGTAGTTATTTACCAGTGAACCTTATTGATTTGTTAGTTTTCTGGTCCTTGAAAGTTGCAGTATGTCTTACACTATGAAGTCAGTGGCAGTAGCTTTCTAAAAGTTGGTGCCATGGTGACTACAAGTACAACCCTTGTCACCGCCGACTTTGTCGTAACTCAAGTCTTCATAAATGTTGACTTcagtaaaatttcactttttattctTTCCAGAACAACAAGACTTGCCTCATTTCCAGattattaatttattcagatGAACAAATTCACACTCAGTGTTGACTGGACAAAAAAGAAACTAGGTGAGCAACTTGCATAGCATTACATTAACTGTATTCCCTTGCCACAATGCAGAGACACTCTTTGCAGAAAAGATATTTGATGAATGTAGTAGATATTAGCAGTGTTCGAAGGACAGTACCGGTATGCTTTTTTGCATTCACTGACTTAAGAGGATTATGTTATGTTCAACTATGAAGTCATAATGGGATGAATGTCAAAAATCATCTCTTTGTACTTTAATTGGGATTTGAAGTTTGGTAGTACAGCAGTATGTTAACTTTTGAGCATATATGTCTAGTAGATGTCATCCAGATGGGCACACTtgcaatttaaaatatttggttatgaatatttagtaataaaaagtgaaacaatATATTGATTAAAATGATTTCTGAGCCTCAGTCAGTTGTGTCAACTTTCACACCTTTTGATTTTATGGAATATGCAGTTGAATGAAATAATATTGcacttgtttactgtttgtcTTCAGATGTGAGTATTGATATACCAGATGAATTAGATCTATCAGCACTGAGGGGCAAAGGTCTTCAGAAGGTGATGGCCCTCCACAGGGTGAGTTTCTAACACAGTACATGACGATGCAGTTTGAATTCATCATAATGGGTGTCTCCATTTGCTCAGATTCAGACAGAGCAAATTTCAAACACTTTTGTGACTTTTCATGCAGAATGGCTCgaacaacacatttgaaaagAATAAACAACTGGTTCATCTTCAATCTTAATCATGGCAAAATGTGTAAATGTGGAGACCACTAGTActcatgaacaatgacaattTTTTGTGCATTCAGAGTCCATACACTCCTGGAAAGTCATTGGAACCAGTGTCAATACTGTGCTGTGACATCAATTTCCTGAGCTGTTGCAAGGATATGTATTCTGAGATTTGGTCAGTTCACAATTGATGGAATTAAGTGATTGAGAACTGGAGGTGACAGTAGTTTGAAGTCAGTATTCCGTAAATGTAAATGAGCATTATTAAGAAATAGACTATCGTGAATGTGTGCTTGTATAATTCCTGACAGAACCTCGAATCAATGAAGCAATAGTGAACAGTTGGTAATGATGGGATTTGACAGAGACGTGTGTAGGAAAGGTATCTACCACACTAACAACCAAGGAAGTGGAGCAGCCATGGAATGGGTATTCGTACACATGGAAGATCCTGGTAAGATTTCAGTCAATATGCTCTCAGTACAGAAATATGACTTGTCACTGTCAATAATGCATGAGAGTTTGCTGTACATATGTTGGTATAGAAAGGATATTAATATTCCAGAAACTATAATTTATCcaaagcaaagaaaactttTTCATTGGAAGACACAACCTCTCACTTTAAAATGATGTATTTGTGTAGTGATATCAAGAAGGCACATAGCATTATTGTTGAAACCAACTACGGATCAATGGCATTTTAAGCTTTTCAGTCTTTTGGCAGTGCAGAGGTTCAACTTTTCCTTGGAAACAATGAAGATATAACACAATGTTGTGTAGAAAGAGTAGCAGTATGCAGTGGAAAATCAAGCTAATTTGTTATGAAGGCCCCCTCTCACACACACAATCCATCTCCATCTATACAAGACAGAGATAGGTTTACATGTTTAGGGAATCCTTGATAAATGCATATAAGATGTATTAAATTCAACTGTTATATTACTAAACAAATGTTTGTCAGGCCCACTGCTCGGTATTCTTGAGTATGTGCGATGTTGTATGACAGTATGAGAGCTATATTTTGTGATTGAAACCAATCTTTATGAGTAAATTGGCATATGAATATGTAATTCATTGATGTAAGATCATTCCTTTTTCAGGAGTGTGTTATATAACAGTTTGTTAACTCAGACTTGTCATGTGatcatttttgcaatggaaAAAACAGTCAACCTTTCCCAAAGTAAGGCTTCCAGCTACAGAATAATACACATACTGAATACATGGTCAATCTGTATGCTTTCATTTCTATTCCAGAATACAAACTAGTGGCATTCATAAGTCACATGGAACGTCAACATCTTGTGGGCATTATGTCTGTCATGTACTGAAAGAAGGAAGGTAAGAATAATAGAGCCTCCTCCTCCAACGTCAGGGACtgagatggaatgtctcacataAGTTGGTGAATTTCTGTCTCAGCTAGTATGAGACAGAAATTCCCCAAATAACAAACATTACTTTTTGAAATGCTAAACCACCATGTCAATTCCAGACAAGTCCAGTGTCAATTTACCTCATGGAAAAACTTCTTTTCATAATATTCTGCATTGTATAAAGTGTTTATCTATCAGAGCAGCCACTCTTTAGTTGTTTACTCTATCAAGTAATTGATGGCTTCAATATATTCTCTTCTGAGAGCAATGACTAGGCGATGCAATCACAAATAGATTCATATCAGGGTTATGCGAGATAGCCATTGAAAGGGTATTACTGTTATGTAACTAGTATATTGCAGTAGTTTTTTTCGAACAAATATGTTCCTAAACGTTGTAACATTTACACATTGTGCATTCAGTGTTTTATCACTATATGAATATGAAGCTAAATCAAGACTTCCAAAATAACAAGCTACATGACATTTGGGGATCTGTGACATGTGGCACATGTTACAAGAGAATAttaaactgtagttgatatacagtaCAAAGTTACTGAAAGACTGGTCTGAAATGACAGCCGCTACCAGTCACTTTGGTCGTCTGTAATTTTGTGACAATGGTTGTCAGTGCGTAGTGGTATCACTAAAAACATCTGTAATACACTTTCTTATGTTACATAGAGAACCATATGCATTTTATCTTTTTAGTTGTTGATCTCAACAGAATAAGACACAGAAATGCTCCATCGTATCGCTAATGTAGGCTACGAACCATCTCTCCAAAGTTAAAGCAGTCACTTCAAATATTACATATTAGTGAGAATTTCCTAAGACATGAACAATACTTATAGTCTGTATGATGTACGTATGGTATATGTTACTGCAATATATAAAGATAGCAGGCATTTAGGCAGATCATAGTACAACCTGCTGGCATTTTGGAAGGCCAGTTGTTTATTGTCCAGACCAGATGGAAATATATTGTTTCCGTACTAACAAGCAATACACATTTAGGAAATATGCAATCAAAATAAGTAATCAGGTAAAGAAATtttggtagaatgcgcctcagggacagatattcagactcaaacttGTACAATTGTACATTTTCAGCACACCCGTTTCGCGCATATTCATCTTTCTCCGTTATTCACACCAATTGAACTCTAAACGCTGACACCACTTGATCTTTGAAAAATTGCCCCTTAGCAACAGAATAAAAGCTCACCATCTCCGTAACCTCACTAACTTACACAACATACGTCTTCAACTCGCCCATAAAGAAAACGTTTCAAGACGGCTCTTTACACAAACAGCTTCTTTAACGGCGCTGATGTTAAAGATAGCGTACGTGGCACGAACGAACCTCATTACGTTGTGCTTCTTTGCGCTAAAACTCTCCATGTTTCTGATGTTTCTCAGCATTACCAACTGTTTACAGGATAAAGTCAATGACATGCGATCAAATTGGTAAATTCTCGATTAGATTAGAACCCATAACGTTTGGCATTTTTTACACATCGATGTTATCAACATTAAAAACCACTC harbors:
- the LOC139137811 gene encoding uncharacterized protein; the protein is MNNPCKKLEQKYTIYNDTAKVTIVENIDEESVYPSVEDEKKDEFVPDTVETTPEPTIAMGGLEIINTLEYEKELSEMKQRSLPMSVDLSKENTAVMNLSADHTSSAVRRKPKRTSDNIKPVNRCIAMTSSPQRSPLAVVNIASSPKVLWRKKASTNIPLQRTPQNQVKNKISSAGNTPA
- the LOC139137813 gene encoding ubiquitin carboxyl-terminal hydrolase 13-like → MDFSGFQKNSRGTTNPCDCFKYKVEERIQCGQSGQVRYTNRDDYILALPIPLESATNKDEVAAFEIKKKECEEKKQPIGIDEIVRPSIPLSVCLESFSQAEIVDDIFTVVQSKQNQLLQNVSIDIPDELDLSALRGKGLQKVMALHRSPYTPGKSLEPVSILCCDINFLSCCKDMYSEIWSVHN